Proteins from a single region of Dyadobacter fanqingshengii:
- a CDS encoding DUF3078 domain-containing protein yields the protein MSGKLRRYLLIITLFTLTLPGFAQTVDLSNSLNAGKLKTPGDTAWKKIEFGINLNQGSFSSNWTGGGVNSVALGLFFNALNEKIVGKNAWRNDFQSQYGIVRNKGQQSRKNVDRIFFDTKYNRSIGAKWSLFANLNFLSQFGDGYNYSAAPDSTDVKRKVSGIFSPAYVTEAIGIEYRPAPYFFIDFAPGALRQTIVLDRNLYVNTPNQNNYGVPIGKRVRTEAALIQIVANFDKDIAKDVNLKFRYLMFASFKHPGNIDNRLDAMLTAKINKYVNVNLGAIMVYDDDQSDKVQFAQALSIGFLYSF from the coding sequence ATGAGCGGAAAACTTCGACGCTACCTATTAATCATTACGCTGTTTACATTAACATTGCCTGGTTTTGCACAAACCGTCGACCTTAGCAACTCCCTGAATGCCGGAAAATTAAAGACACCCGGCGACACCGCATGGAAAAAGATTGAATTTGGGATTAATTTAAATCAAGGCTCATTCAGTTCTAACTGGACAGGCGGAGGTGTTAACTCAGTTGCACTGGGTTTGTTTTTTAATGCCCTGAACGAAAAGATAGTAGGCAAGAATGCCTGGCGGAACGACTTCCAGTCCCAATACGGGATTGTTAGGAACAAAGGACAGCAAAGCCGCAAAAATGTTGACCGGATATTTTTTGATACAAAATATAACAGGTCCATTGGGGCTAAATGGAGCCTTTTTGCTAATCTCAATTTTCTTTCGCAGTTTGGCGACGGTTATAATTACTCTGCTGCTCCCGACTCAACCGATGTAAAAAGGAAGGTCTCGGGAATATTTTCGCCCGCTTATGTGACGGAAGCCATCGGGATAGAATACCGTCCGGCTCCCTATTTTTTCATTGACTTTGCACCCGGGGCATTGCGGCAAACCATTGTTTTGGACAGGAATTTATATGTCAACACACCAAACCAGAATAACTATGGCGTCCCGATCGGAAAAAGGGTTAGGACAGAGGCTGCACTGATACAGATTGTTGCCAACTTCGATAAGGACATTGCGAAGGATGTGAACCTTAAATTCAGATATCTGATGTTTGCGAGTTTCAAACATCCGGGAAATATTGATAATCGTCTGGATGCCATGCTGACGGCCAAAATTAACAAGTATGTAAATGTAAATCTGGGAGCTATTATGGTATATGATGACGACCAGAGTGATAAAGTGCAATTTGCGCAGGCTTTAAGCATCGGATTTTTATACTCATTCTAA
- the rpsB gene encoding 30S ribosomal protein S2, whose product MAQIEYKELLDAGVHFGHLTRKWDPRMAPYIFMEKNGIHIIDLNKTLSCIDQAEAALKQIVRSGRKIMFVATKKQAQEIVTEEAKRLKMPYVTDRWLGGMLTNFGTIRKSLKKMQTLEKMLKDETTVSNIAKRERLMLTREKDKLERVLGGVADLTRLPAALFIVDVKREHIAVSEAKRLNIPIFAICDTNSNPELVDFPIPSNDDAYKAISLITLAIGKAIEEGLMERKQDKDDQRMVEEEEAKRQVDKGNEEAAPAAPREEAPAETSVAESDEE is encoded by the coding sequence ATGGCACAAATAGAATATAAGGAATTATTGGATGCAGGTGTACACTTTGGTCACCTTACCCGCAAGTGGGATCCACGCATGGCTCCATACATTTTCATGGAGAAAAACGGGATCCACATCATTGACCTGAATAAAACTTTGAGCTGCATCGATCAGGCGGAAGCCGCTTTGAAGCAGATCGTTCGTTCAGGACGTAAGATCATGTTTGTTGCTACTAAAAAACAAGCGCAGGAAATCGTAACGGAAGAGGCGAAACGCCTTAAAATGCCTTACGTAACTGATCGCTGGTTGGGTGGTATGCTTACAAACTTCGGCACAATTCGCAAGTCTTTGAAAAAAATGCAGACTCTTGAGAAGATGCTAAAAGACGAAACCACGGTTAGCAATATAGCGAAGAGAGAACGCCTGATGCTTACACGTGAAAAGGATAAATTGGAAAGAGTGTTAGGTGGTGTAGCTGACCTGACCCGTCTTCCGGCTGCCCTTTTCATCGTTGATGTAAAACGCGAGCACATTGCAGTTTCAGAAGCAAAAAGATTGAACATACCCATCTTTGCGATCTGCGACACCAACTCAAACCCAGAACTGGTTGACTTCCCGATCCCAAGTAATGATGATGCTTACAAAGCCATCTCATTGATCACTTTGGCAATTGGAAAAGCAATTGAAGAAGGTTTGATGGAACGCAAACAAGATAAAGACGATCAGCGCATGGTAGAGGAAGAAGAAGCGAAACGTCAGGTTGACAAAGGCAACGAAGAAGCAGCACCTGCTGCACCTCGTGAGGAAGCTCCTGCGGAGACAAGTGTTGCTGAAAGTGATGAAGAGTAA
- the rplM gene encoding 50S ribosomal protein L13, whose protein sequence is MDTLSYKTISANKNTVNKEWVVVDAQDAILGRLASEVAKIIRGKHKASYTPHVDCGDNVIIINADKIKLTGKKMTDKIYVRHTGYPGGQRFQTPRELLEKHPGRVIEKAVRGMLPKNRLGRRLFTNLFVYADATHPHSAQQPKEIKL, encoded by the coding sequence GTGGATACGTTAAGCTACAAAACCATCTCGGCGAACAAAAACACAGTGAACAAGGAGTGGGTTGTTGTGGATGCTCAGGATGCAATTTTAGGCCGTTTGGCTAGCGAAGTTGCTAAAATTATCAGAGGCAAGCACAAGGCAAGTTACACTCCTCATGTGGACTGTGGTGATAATGTTATCATTATCAACGCCGATAAAATCAAGTTGACAGGAAAGAAAATGACGGACAAAATTTATGTTCGCCACACAGGTTATCCAGGAGGTCAGCGTTTTCAAACTCCTCGCGAGTTGCTCGAAAAACACCCAGGTCGTGTAATCGAGAAAGCCGTAAGAGGCATGCTTCCAAAGAATCGTTTGGGACGTCGTTTATTCACAAATCTGTTTGTTTATGCTGATGCAACACATCCGCACAGCGCTCAGCAACCAAAAGAAATCAAGTTGTAA
- a CDS encoding TraR/DksA family transcriptional regulator: MMQEERTRYSEEELREFEELIRGKLEATMSELNYIKGGLSKKNDSGTDITAGSAKLVEDGADASERENLSQLAARLQKYSIQLENALVRIKNGTYGICIDTGKLIPKERLRIVPHTQQTIEAKLRRAS, from the coding sequence ATTATGCAAGAAGAACGCACAAGATATTCAGAGGAAGAACTGAGGGAATTTGAAGAACTCATTCGTGGGAAATTGGAGGCGACAATGAGTGAGCTTAATTATATTAAAGGAGGTTTAAGTAAGAAGAACGACAGCGGAACGGACATTACCGCGGGTTCTGCCAAGCTTGTAGAAGACGGCGCCGATGCCAGCGAACGTGAAAACCTGAGCCAGCTGGCCGCAAGGTTGCAGAAATACTCTATTCAGCTGGAAAATGCCTTGGTACGCATCAAAAACGGCACCTACGGCATTTGCATCGACACCGGCAAACTGATCCCAAAAGAAAGACTAAGAATCGTTCCGCATACACAACAAACCATCGAAGCCAAGCTTAGACGAGCTAGCTAA
- a CDS encoding metallophosphoesterase family protein, whose amino-acid sequence MKILHTADWHIGKKLDNYSRLEEQRLVLAEICQIAENENVDAIVVAGDLFDNFNPSSEATELLYSTLHRLSANGSRAVIAIAGNHDSPERIQVPDALAKVCGIIFVGFPNTEISQFCTQAKVDILRTAKGFIEIELPNANFPLRILHTPYANEQRLKTFLGVEDSEQALRIHLQQHWQELADQYLDDAGFNLLMTHLFVMQKGGPMPEEPEEERPILHIGGAQAIYTENFPNKIHYVALGHLHRYQVVDKKPAPIIYSSSPLAYSFSEANQTKYVVLIEAEAGKLVSYRPIELTKGKKLRRKSFNDIDKAIEWLGEHSEDLIELTIISDNYLEASDKKRLNEAHPGIIQIIPQIKKSELSTANAEIDLSLSMEKLFQEYFKTKNKGQEPSEGLMEVFREVLGTEEEG is encoded by the coding sequence ATGAAAATCCTCCACACGGCTGACTGGCACATTGGCAAAAAGCTCGATAATTACTCCAGACTAGAAGAACAACGCCTCGTGCTGGCGGAAATCTGCCAGATCGCCGAAAATGAAAACGTTGACGCAATTGTCGTCGCGGGTGATTTGTTTGACAATTTTAACCCGTCCTCCGAAGCCACCGAGCTCTTGTACAGCACATTACATCGCTTGTCAGCCAACGGAAGCCGCGCCGTGATCGCCATTGCCGGAAACCATGATTCTCCGGAGCGCATTCAGGTGCCGGATGCATTAGCAAAAGTTTGCGGGATTATTTTTGTTGGCTTTCCTAACACAGAAATTTCGCAATTCTGCACGCAGGCGAAAGTCGATATTTTGCGCACCGCAAAAGGATTCATTGAAATAGAACTTCCCAATGCGAACTTCCCGCTTCGGATTTTGCACACGCCTTATGCCAATGAGCAGCGTTTAAAGACATTTTTAGGTGTTGAAGATTCGGAACAAGCACTTCGCATTCATTTGCAACAACATTGGCAGGAACTGGCAGATCAATATCTGGATGATGCCGGTTTCAACTTGCTCATGACCCATTTGTTCGTCATGCAAAAAGGCGGACCAATGCCAGAAGAGCCTGAGGAAGAGCGCCCTATCCTGCACATTGGAGGCGCCCAAGCCATTTACACAGAAAATTTCCCGAATAAAATACATTACGTCGCACTCGGGCATCTGCATCGCTATCAGGTTGTTGACAAAAAGCCGGCACCGATCATTTATTCCAGCAGCCCGCTCGCATACAGCTTTTCAGAAGCAAATCAGACGAAATACGTGGTTTTGATCGAAGCCGAAGCAGGCAAACTCGTTTCCTATCGTCCAATTGAGCTTACAAAAGGCAAAAAACTGCGCAGAAAAAGCTTCAATGACATTGATAAGGCCATCGAGTGGTTAGGCGAACACAGCGAAGATCTGATCGAGCTCACCATCATCTCCGATAATTACCTGGAAGCCTCAGACAAAAAGCGCCTCAACGAAGCACATCCCGGCATCATCCAGATCATTCCCCAAATCAAAAAAAGCGAACTGTCCACCGCAAATGCAGAAATCGACCTCTCACTAAGCATGGAAAAGCTCTTCCAGGAGTATTTCAAAACAAAAAACAAAGGCCAAGAGCCATCAGAAGGGCTAATGGAGGTTTTTAGGGAAGTTTTGGGGACTGAGGAGGAAGGATAA
- the mscL gene encoding large-conductance mechanosensitive channel protein MscL has protein sequence MLQEFKIFIAKGNVLDLAVGVVIGASFAKITTSLVEDIINPVLGLLIGGVDFTQLKIVLKEAVGKTPEVAIKYGNFIQVLIQFIIIAWVIFMVVKLANRLRISESLVKKE, from the coding sequence ATGCTGCAGGAATTCAAAATTTTTATTGCTAAGGGGAATGTTCTCGATTTAGCTGTCGGTGTTGTTATTGGTGCCTCTTTTGCCAAAATTACAACTTCACTCGTTGAAGACATTATTAACCCGGTTTTAGGTTTGTTGATAGGCGGCGTGGATTTTACCCAGCTGAAAATTGTATTGAAGGAAGCCGTTGGTAAAACCCCGGAAGTTGCTATCAAATATGGTAATTTCATTCAGGTTTTAATTCAGTTTATCATCATTGCCTGGGTTATATTTATGGTCGTGAAACTCGCCAACCGGCTCCGTATTTCCGAATCACTTGTTAAAAAAGAGTAA
- a CDS encoding acyltransferase family protein has product MEKKRYFPNLNGIRCIAAMLVVFHHLEQAKHALGIANIYELPIIQHAGRLGVGLFFVLSGFLITYLLLEERGRFGDVDAKKFYLRRVFRIWPIYFLIIGLSFFVFPNIELLSFPGTDEKLTVHAAERLTLLLLVLPNFAFVLYDLPYWCAQTWSIGVEEQFYYLWPWLIKYPKRRIPIILLFLAITAAILFAGLYFANVDEETQNTMISTFLGQFRIQTMALGGLCAWLVYHNKTQVLEIVFRKDLQIVVYILLAALFLSGIHFYGFLEVYALFFAFFILNVSCNPNTIISLNTGAMNHLGKISYGLYIYHVFVIVFIINALNKYLPGWTGTSYHIGLYVLTFAASVAVASLSYSYFEKPLLAYKDKRFGR; this is encoded by the coding sequence GTGGAAAAAAAGCGTTACTTCCCAAATCTCAATGGAATCCGGTGCATTGCGGCCATGCTGGTCGTGTTTCATCATTTGGAACAGGCAAAACATGCCTTGGGAATTGCCAATATTTACGAACTTCCGATCATTCAGCACGCTGGCCGGTTGGGCGTAGGGCTTTTCTTCGTTTTGAGCGGCTTCTTAATCACTTATTTATTGCTGGAAGAACGTGGCCGTTTCGGTGATGTGGATGCCAAGAAATTTTATCTGCGCAGGGTTTTTCGGATCTGGCCTATTTACTTTCTGATCATTGGCCTTTCTTTTTTCGTATTTCCCAACATTGAGCTGCTCAGTTTCCCTGGAACGGATGAAAAGCTGACCGTACACGCCGCAGAGCGCCTTACATTGCTGCTCCTGGTCTTGCCAAACTTCGCTTTTGTGCTTTACGACCTGCCTTACTGGTGCGCGCAAACCTGGTCCATTGGCGTAGAAGAGCAATTTTATTATCTCTGGCCGTGGCTGATCAAATATCCTAAGCGGCGCATTCCGATCATTTTGCTCTTTTTAGCCATAACTGCCGCAATATTATTTGCCGGACTGTATTTCGCTAATGTGGATGAGGAGACTCAAAACACAATGATTTCAACATTCCTGGGACAGTTCAGAATCCAAACGATGGCGTTAGGCGGGCTGTGTGCCTGGTTGGTTTATCATAACAAAACGCAGGTTCTGGAAATTGTTTTCAGAAAAGATTTGCAAATCGTCGTGTACATTCTCCTGGCTGCATTGTTTCTGTCGGGTATTCACTTTTATGGCTTTCTGGAAGTTTATGCGCTTTTCTTTGCCTTCTTTATTTTAAATGTTTCGTGTAATCCAAATACGATAATCAGCCTGAATACTGGAGCAATGAACCATTTGGGAAAGATTTCCTATGGACTTTATATTTATCACGTCTTTGTAATTGTCTTCATTATCAATGCATTGAACAAATACCTTCCGGGCTGGACTGGAACTTCCTATCATATTGGTCTCTACGTGCTTACGTTTGCGGCGTCTGTTGCAGTGGCCTCGCTTTCCTATTCTTATTTTGAAAAACCGCTGCTCGCTTACAAAGACAAACGCTTCGGCAGGTAA
- a CDS encoding 3-keto-disaccharide hydrolase, translating into MRSIILKHYAMAMLAFALTLHVSRAQTPENLSFRPLFNGKNLNGWVDVNTSKDTWKVKNGTLICSGKPIGVMRSDRQYENFILEVEWKHMEAGGNSGIFVWSEGTPQETDPLTKAIEVQMLELDYARQHNATDDYVHGELFPTMGMTAVPDNPRGIRSKSLEKRCKGKGEWNKYVVVCVDGTVKLSVNGKFVNGLRNSERKRGYICLEAEGAEIHFRNMRIMELPDGITSAAQTAPLVN; encoded by the coding sequence ATGAGAAGTATTATTCTTAAACATTACGCGATGGCCATGCTGGCTTTTGCCCTGACACTACATGTAAGTCGTGCTCAAACTCCTGAGAATCTTTCTTTCAGGCCGCTTTTTAACGGAAAAAATCTGAACGGCTGGGTGGATGTCAATACATCCAAGGACACCTGGAAAGTAAAAAATGGAACGCTGATATGTTCCGGCAAGCCTATTGGCGTGATGCGGTCCGATCGCCAGTACGAAAACTTTATACTGGAAGTGGAATGGAAACATATGGAAGCTGGCGGCAACTCGGGCATTTTCGTTTGGAGTGAAGGCACACCGCAGGAAACTGACCCACTTACAAAAGCCATTGAAGTACAAATGCTGGAACTTGATTATGCAAGGCAACACAATGCAACGGACGACTATGTTCATGGCGAACTGTTCCCGACTATGGGTATGACGGCCGTTCCGGATAATCCAAGAGGGATCAGAAGCAAATCCCTTGAGAAAAGGTGTAAAGGAAAGGGAGAATGGAATAAATATGTGGTGGTTTGCGTCGACGGAACCGTGAAGCTTTCTGTGAATGGCAAGTTTGTCAATGGTCTTAGGAACTCAGAAAGAAAACGCGGTTATATCTGTCTGGAAGCGGAAGGTGCCGAAATCCATTTCCGCAACATGCGCATTATGGAACTGCCTGATGGCATAACCAGTGCCGCACAAACGGCCCCGCTGGTCAACTGA
- the tsf gene encoding translation elongation factor Ts, which produces MAITAQDVNKLRQMTGAGMMDCKKALQEADGDFDKAVDILRKQGQKVAAKRADNAVSEGTVVVAISADGTNGKLIAFACETEPVSNVEDFKNLAQSILDKAVADNIADKDALLSSTLSDGRPVSEHIVDLVGKLGEKLEITAYENVTADKVVPYIHSNGKLGVLVAFEGVNGTDVSELGKDVAMQIAAMKPIALDKDEVDSATVEREIEVGKEQARAEGKPEAMLEKIAQGKLQKFYKDNTLLNQEFVKDSSLTIRQLLENTAKGLTVKSFKRVAIGA; this is translated from the coding sequence ATGGCAATTACCGCACAAGATGTAAACAAACTCCGCCAAATGACTGGCGCGGGCATGATGGATTGTAAAAAAGCGCTTCAGGAAGCTGATGGCGATTTTGACAAAGCCGTTGATATTCTTCGTAAGCAAGGACAAAAAGTAGCAGCAAAACGTGCTGATAACGCAGTTTCAGAGGGAACAGTGGTTGTAGCGATCAGCGCTGACGGAACAAATGGTAAGTTGATCGCATTTGCTTGCGAAACTGAGCCGGTTTCTAATGTTGAAGATTTTAAAAATCTTGCGCAAAGCATTTTGGACAAAGCAGTTGCAGACAACATTGCGGATAAAGACGCTTTGCTTTCATCAACATTGTCTGACGGCCGTCCGGTAAGTGAGCACATCGTTGACCTGGTTGGAAAGCTTGGTGAAAAACTTGAAATCACTGCTTACGAAAATGTAACAGCTGACAAAGTTGTTCCTTATATCCACTCCAATGGCAAATTGGGCGTTTTGGTAGCATTTGAAGGTGTGAACGGAACAGATGTTAGCGAGCTTGGAAAAGACGTTGCAATGCAGATCGCCGCAATGAAGCCAATCGCATTGGATAAGGATGAAGTTGATTCAGCAACGGTTGAGCGTGAAATCGAAGTGGGTAAGGAACAAGCAAGAGCAGAAGGTAAGCCAGAAGCAATGCTTGAGAAAATCGCGCAAGGAAAACTTCAAAAATTCTATAAGGATAACACCTTGTTGAATCAGGAATTCGTAAAGGATTCTTCGCTAACGATCCGCCAGTTACTAGAGAATACTGCAAAGGGGTTAACAGTAAAATCTTTCAAAAGAGTCGCAATCGGCGCTTAG
- a CDS encoding polysaccharide deacetylase family protein, producing the protein MKYSAATFLRHCLVKCIFLCVGIGIIQCRSDSQTHEKAGIAISFDDHFINEWFALRPLFKKYNAKVTFFVTCPDSLTQDEISKLRTLQSEGHEIGFHGTIHGKSTELIAAGPEKYKEIELTPGLLNMANAGFKPTSYAHPGGDHNNQVDSVLLASGFKILRDVAISRRKIMGFQMYALAPRLMPWIYYSFDQEHIVDALLIDEDTGLTEPEMIEALEKAKSDNKALMLFGHEPLYGKPQNGEYGFSVPFLEKILKEADRQQLKFYTMSELPEIK; encoded by the coding sequence TTGAAATATTCAGCTGCGACATTCCTGCGTCATTGCCTCGTAAAATGCATTTTTCTTTGTGTTGGCATTGGTATAATCCAATGTCGGAGTGATTCACAAACGCATGAAAAAGCGGGCATAGCGATTTCTTTTGACGATCATTTTATCAATGAGTGGTTCGCACTGAGGCCTTTGTTTAAAAAATATAATGCAAAAGTTACCTTCTTCGTAACCTGCCCTGATAGCCTCACTCAGGACGAAATTTCCAAACTCAGAACACTGCAAAGCGAAGGTCATGAAATAGGGTTTCACGGCACTATTCATGGAAAATCAACAGAATTGATCGCGGCTGGGCCGGAAAAATACAAGGAAATCGAACTGACTCCGGGTTTATTGAACATGGCCAACGCGGGTTTTAAACCAACCTCGTATGCGCATCCGGGCGGCGACCATAACAATCAGGTGGATTCTGTGTTGCTGGCCAGTGGTTTTAAAATCCTTCGCGACGTGGCCATATCACGCAGGAAAATAATGGGTTTTCAAATGTACGCGCTGGCGCCGCGACTAATGCCCTGGATATATTATTCATTTGATCAAGAGCACATTGTAGATGCGCTGCTGATTGACGAAGACACCGGATTAACGGAACCGGAAATGATCGAAGCGCTTGAAAAAGCGAAAAGCGATAATAAAGCCTTAATGTTGTTTGGCCACGAACCGTTGTATGGTAAGCCGCAAAATGGGGAGTACGGCTTCAGTGTGCCGTTTCTTGAAAAAATATTGAAAGAGGCTGACCGCCAGCAATTGAAGTTCTACACCATGTCGGAGCTGCCCGAAATTAAGTGA
- a CDS encoding KdsC family phosphatase: protein MNAALIDRFKRITTFIFDIDGVMTDGSVIALESGEQPRSFNVKDGYGINRAIRMGYRVAIISAQNQIGVRKRLEYLGVTDIFIGTSPDGKLPIFKKYLAEANLTEDEIVFMGDDLPDYEVMRTNVLSACPADSVDEILALSDYISPKTGGHGAVRDLIEQVMKAQGKWMAWFQ from the coding sequence ATGAATGCAGCATTAATAGACCGCTTTAAACGCATTACAACCTTTATATTCGACATTGACGGAGTCATGACAGACGGCAGCGTGATCGCGCTGGAAAGCGGCGAGCAGCCCCGGAGTTTTAATGTAAAGGACGGCTACGGCATCAATCGGGCGATCAGGATGGGTTACCGTGTGGCTATTATTTCTGCACAAAATCAAATAGGTGTTCGCAAACGACTTGAGTATCTTGGGGTTACGGACATTTTCATCGGAACTTCACCAGACGGAAAGTTGCCGATCTTCAAAAAATACCTTGCAGAAGCCAATCTGACCGAAGACGAAATCGTATTTATGGGCGACGATCTGCCCGATTATGAAGTGATGCGAACCAATGTCCTCAGCGCATGTCCGGCCGATTCAGTGGACGAAATTCTGGCATTATCGGATTATATCTCTCCTAAAACCGGCGGTCACGGCGCAGTCCGCGACCTGATCGAGCAAGTAATGAAGGCTCAGGGCAAATGGATGGCTTGGTTTCAATAA
- a CDS encoding RNA polymerase sigma factor codes for MVDTFADYASHNVTDEELVELFLKSGNNRYFEKLYDRYALKVFQKCLSLTRDAGRAEDLTHDVFLKLVFKLNTFKKGAKFSTWLYSVTYNHCMDLMRSNKKRVITVHQESADCIEHMDLDNLFGVEEVDSKILRQALDQLQPEEKSLLYLKYMDDRSIRYIAGRSQLTESAVKMRLMRSREKLRRVYLEIAYLWNFCK; via the coding sequence ATGGTTGACACATTCGCAGATTATGCATCGCATAATGTAACAGACGAGGAATTGGTTGAGCTTTTTCTAAAATCCGGGAATAACCGATATTTTGAGAAACTTTACGACCGATACGCGCTCAAAGTGTTTCAAAAATGCCTTTCATTAACACGAGACGCAGGCCGCGCTGAGGATCTCACCCACGATGTGTTCCTTAAATTGGTATTTAAACTGAATACCTTCAAGAAAGGCGCAAAATTCTCCACCTGGCTTTATTCGGTTACGTATAATCATTGCATGGACTTAATGCGGTCCAACAAAAAGCGGGTAATAACCGTACATCAGGAGAGCGCAGATTGCATTGAACATATGGATCTCGATAACCTTTTTGGGGTTGAAGAGGTTGATTCAAAAATATTACGACAGGCGCTGGACCAATTACAGCCCGAAGAAAAAAGCCTTCTTTACCTGAAGTATATGGATGACCGAAGCATCCGTTACATTGCTGGAAGATCCCAGTTAACAGAAAGCGCAGTTAAAATGCGGCTTATGCGCTCTCGTGAGAAGCTTAGGCGCGTATATCTGGAAATTGCATATTTGTGGAATTTCTGCAAATAG
- the rpsI gene encoding 30S ribosomal protein S9 gives MEVINKIGRRKTAVARIYMTPGKGDIKVNGRDYKEYFPFEVHQIVLQQPFAVISGGNGYDLKVNVRGGGISGQAEAIRMAISRALCEYNGEFRGALKKEGFLTRDPRMVERKKYGRAKARKRFQFSKR, from the coding sequence ATGGAAGTGATCAACAAAATAGGTAGGAGAAAAACTGCTGTGGCCCGTATTTATATGACGCCCGGCAAAGGAGATATTAAGGTTAACGGACGCGATTACAAGGAATATTTTCCTTTTGAAGTGCACCAAATCGTTCTTCAACAGCCTTTTGCTGTTATCAGCGGAGGCAATGGTTATGATCTTAAAGTCAATGTAAGAGGTGGTGGGATTTCAGGACAGGCGGAAGCAATCCGTATGGCTATTTCCCGTGCACTTTGCGAATATAACGGAGAGTTCCGCGGTGCGTTGAAAAAAGAAGGATTTCTTACCCGTGACCCTCGTATGGTTGAACGTAAGAAATACGGACGCGCTAAGGCTCGTAAGAGATTCCAGTTCTCGAAACGTTAA
- a CDS encoding Rossmann-like and DUF2520 domain-containing protein, whose protein sequence is MKISFVGSGNVAWHLAQAFEDAGHWICEVYSRDTQKARQLVSYLYDTNIQPDLNFSESEADLIVIAVSDDALESVIERIVLPEGVILVHTSGTRSLAEFQNLVEIYSDVYVHTGVFYPLQTFTKDLEMDYKELPFCIESKSELIENKLIQLAQSVSDNVSRMDSDERFILHVAAVFASNFTNYLLTVSQNMLEREQLNFDLLKPLIHTTIQKALLSNDPSLGQTGPARRGDWKTTNRHLEYLQETNEDWTEIYRLLTDKIRNFYISK, encoded by the coding sequence ATGAAAATTTCCTTCGTTGGTTCCGGAAATGTGGCCTGGCATCTTGCCCAGGCCTTTGAAGATGCCGGTCATTGGATTTGTGAAGTTTATAGCCGCGACACCCAAAAAGCCCGTCAACTGGTTTCCTATCTGTACGACACCAACATTCAGCCGGATCTCAATTTCTCCGAAAGCGAAGCCGATTTGATCGTTATAGCCGTTTCTGATGATGCACTCGAAAGTGTAATCGAACGCATCGTGCTTCCCGAAGGCGTCATTTTGGTTCACACTTCCGGAACCAGATCGCTCGCAGAATTTCAGAATCTGGTCGAGATTTACAGCGACGTATATGTGCATACCGGTGTTTTTTATCCGCTTCAGACTTTTACCAAAGATTTGGAAATGGATTATAAAGAGCTCCCTTTTTGCATAGAATCAAAGAGCGAACTCATTGAGAATAAGCTTATTCAGCTTGCGCAAAGTGTGAGTGACAATGTAAGCCGCATGGATTCAGACGAGCGCTTTATCCTGCATGTGGCGGCCGTTTTTGCAAGCAATTTCACCAATTACCTTCTCACTGTTTCCCAAAATATGCTGGAAAGGGAACAGCTCAATTTTGATCTTTTAAAGCCGCTGATCCATACGACCATTCAAAAAGCATTGCTTTCCAACGATCCTTCGCTGGGACAAACAGGTCCTGCACGGCGCGGCGACTGGAAAACGACCAACCGGCATTTAGAATATTTACAGGAAACCAATGAAGATTGGACGGAGATTTACAGGCTCCTTACCGACAAAATCAGAAACTTCTACATTTCAAAATAA